Proteins from one Hydrogenivirga caldilitoris genomic window:
- a CDS encoding ComEC/Rec2 family competence protein encodes MSRGELIHFFLFIAVALIAYNRANLPDFKEKEVYMRGIVVGDIMNESGYTATRIRVEESEIEDIEGRKALLKVYGYLPPDIRRLSLLGNVSVKNNRVYVYAKSSDIEFLPLKKGLRETLMERYSNVSMDKSMVPLGLSFLFGEPRELLPSRVQRDFLSTGLVHLLVVSGLHVGMVALVLTKMLPRFWGMKLALSGVILYALFVVPHEPPVLRASFMFSIALLIYLSFYRPNMLAVLLFSGTVMLLLYPYYLFSYSFWLSFVATAYIILTLRELEAGSGVKTLLVSASAFTGVAPLVSTFSGVSPMSVLLTPLLTPVVILYSLLGVLSLMTLMSFPPFVDLFNLTGHLFGGIVRFASSLSLNLYPNIGFYEATFLVLFGLVSLHNLRGYSKTIPLIAINLWLLVRSV; translated from the coding sequence ATGAGCAGGGGTGAGCTTATCCATTTTTTTCTCTTCATAGCTGTAGCTTTGATAGCTTACAATAGGGCGAACCTCCCGGACTTTAAAGAGAAAGAGGTTTACATGAGGGGAATCGTTGTGGGAGACATAATGAACGAGTCGGGCTACACGGCAACCAGGATAAGAGTTGAGGAGAGCGAGATAGAAGATATTGAAGGTAGAAAGGCTCTTTTGAAGGTTTACGGATACCTGCCTCCTGATATCAGGAGGCTTTCCTTACTTGGGAATGTGAGTGTGAAAAATAACAGGGTCTATGTTTACGCCAAAAGCAGTGATATTGAGTTCTTACCTCTGAAGAAAGGTTTAAGGGAGACCCTTATGGAGCGGTATTCCAATGTATCAATGGATAAGAGCATGGTCCCTCTTGGGCTTTCCTTTCTCTTTGGGGAGCCAAGGGAACTTCTCCCCTCAAGAGTTCAGAGAGACTTCCTGAGTACAGGTCTTGTGCACCTTCTTGTGGTGAGTGGTCTTCACGTCGGAATGGTTGCTCTCGTGCTGACAAAGATGTTGCCAAGGTTCTGGGGTATGAAGCTTGCCCTCTCAGGTGTAATTTTGTACGCTCTTTTTGTGGTACCTCATGAGCCTCCTGTCTTGAGGGCGTCTTTCATGTTCTCCATAGCCTTGCTCATATACCTGTCCTTTTACCGTCCTAACATGCTCGCTGTACTTCTATTCTCCGGAACCGTCATGCTGCTGCTATACCCCTATTATCTGTTTTCTTACTCCTTCTGGCTCTCCTTTGTGGCTACCGCTTACATAATCCTCACCTTAAGAGAGCTTGAAGCCGGCAGTGGGGTGAAAACCTTACTGGTTTCAGCCTCTGCCTTTACAGGGGTCGCACCTCTGGTCAGCACCTTTTCCGGAGTATCCCCGATGTCGGTTCTCCTGACACCCTTGCTGACACCGGTAGTCATACTTTACTCCCTGTTAGGAGTTTTATCCCTCATGACTCTTATGAGCTTCCCGCCCTTTGTTGACCTCTTTAATCTTACGGGACACCTATTTGGAGGTATAGTCAGATTCGCCTCCTCACTTTCTTTGAACCTTTATCCAAACATAGGCTTTTACGAAGCGACCTTTCTCGTCCTGTTTGGGTTGGTCTCTTTACACAACCTGAGAGGCTACTCAAAAACCATACCCTTGATAGCGATAAACCTGTGGTTGTTGGTGAGGTCTGTTTAA
- a CDS encoding mannose-1-phosphate guanylyltransferase/mannose-6-phosphate isomerase: MKAIILAGGSGTRLFPLSRERYPKQFIKLFDSESLFQRTVKRVLKVVKEPENIVFVANRDYIFLVKGQVRELFNTEPIHIVPEPIKRNTAPAIALGMKYLLDKGLLESDEPVFVFPSDHVIEPVGEFARYVLESQNLAREGNILTFGIVPTRPETGYGYIEADTDKNLSAGEFKAYKVKKFHEKPSQELAEDYVRRKNNYWNSGMFGFTAQTFTEELKNHAPEIYRLFSEFNYEGLLESFHQMPDISIDYAIMEKTKRACVIPLSIFWSDVGSFEVIYELLGKDRNRNAVKGEVYLKDTEGCLVYGDGERKRLIVGSGLEDLLIVDTDDVLLITKKGNGQSIKDIVSGLKDREDLKGFTEIHTTEYRPWGRYTVLEEGERYKIKKVVVYPGEKLSLQVHHHRSEHWVVVKGTAKVVIKDKELFLHENESVFIPKSAPHRLENPGKIPLELIEVQIGEYIGEDDVVRL; encoded by the coding sequence ATGAAAGCAATAATCCTCGCGGGCGGTAGCGGAACGAGGCTTTTCCCACTTTCGAGAGAAAGATATCCGAAGCAGTTTATAAAGCTCTTTGACAGTGAGAGCTTATTCCAGAGAACCGTAAAGAGAGTTCTGAAAGTAGTAAAAGAACCTGAAAATATAGTGTTCGTAGCCAACAGGGATTACATATTCCTCGTCAAAGGACAGGTAAGGGAGCTGTTCAATACAGAACCCATCCACATAGTTCCGGAACCCATTAAGAGAAATACCGCTCCAGCAATAGCTCTGGGAATGAAATACCTTTTGGATAAAGGATTGCTTGAATCCGATGAGCCAGTATTTGTTTTTCCATCGGACCATGTAATAGAGCCCGTAGGAGAGTTCGCAAGGTATGTTCTTGAGTCTCAAAACCTTGCAAGAGAGGGAAACATACTGACCTTCGGTATAGTCCCCACCAGACCGGAAACCGGCTACGGATACATAGAAGCCGATACAGATAAAAATTTATCAGCGGGAGAGTTTAAAGCCTACAAAGTAAAGAAGTTCCACGAAAAGCCGAGTCAGGAACTGGCAGAGGATTATGTCCGGAGAAAGAACAACTACTGGAACAGCGGAATGTTCGGTTTCACAGCACAAACCTTTACCGAAGAGCTCAAAAACCACGCTCCCGAAATATACAGGTTATTCAGTGAGTTTAATTACGAAGGACTTTTAGAGAGCTTTCACCAGATGCCCGACATTTCTATTGACTATGCTATTATGGAAAAGACCAAAAGAGCCTGTGTGATACCCCTCTCCATATTCTGGTCAGATGTGGGCTCCTTTGAGGTGATTTACGAACTCCTCGGAAAGGACAGGAATAGAAACGCTGTGAAAGGAGAAGTTTATCTGAAGGATACAGAAGGCTGTCTTGTGTACGGAGATGGTGAAAGGAAGAGGCTGATAGTAGGCTCTGGACTTGAGGATCTTCTGATCGTTGATACGGATGATGTTCTGCTAATAACAAAAAAGGGAAACGGTCAGAGTATAAAGGATATAGTATCCGGGTTGAAGGACAGAGAGGACCTCAAAGGTTTTACCGAGATCCATACCACCGAATACAGACCGTGGGGAAGATACACCGTCCTTGAGGAAGGGGAGAGATACAAAATTAAAAAGGTGGTTGTATATCCGGGAGAAAAGCTCAGTCTTCAGGTGCACCACCACAGGTCGGAACACTGGGTTGTGGTGAAGGGAACGGCTAAGGTTGTTATCAAAGATAAAGAGCTTTTCCTCCACGAGAATGAATCCGTGTTTATACCCAAGAGCGCTCCCCACAGACTTGAGAATCCGGGGAAGATACCCTTAGAGCTTATAGAGGTTCAGATAGGGGAGTATATAGGAGAGGATGATGTGGTAAGGTTGTAG
- a CDS encoding bifunctional sulfate adenylyltransferase/adenylylsulfate kinase: protein MRTDKLVNLLVDKDEKEELTQKIKYLKSLQIFYRSVCDLELLAVGAFSPLDRFMREEDYRSVVKEMRLKNGVLFPIPITLPVSKEFVKELKEGEEIVLRDPKNVPLAVMRVEEVYKWDLEYEARNVLKTTDPRHPLVAEMHTWGEYCLSGELKVLQLPKHYDFPEYRKTPEQVRKELSGLGYERVVAFQTRNPMHRVHEEITKRARERIGGALLIHPVVGMTKPGDVGTFTRMRIYKTLYEKYYDKNNTILAFLSLAMRMAGPREALWHGIIRKNYGATHFIVGRDHAGPGRNSQGKPFYEPYEAQELFAEYEDEIGVKMIPFEELVYVPELREYVEKGVAEREGYEYISISGSEVRDNYLKNGKRLPEWFTRPETAEILLESYTPKHKQGFCIWLTGLPCSGKSTIAEVLSVMLQARGKRVTLLDGDVVRTHLSKGLGFSKEDRITNILRVGFVASEIVKHNGVVICALVSPYRSARNQVRNMMEEGKFIEVFVDAPIEVCEVRDVKGMYRKAKEGLIKGFTGVDDPYEPPEAPEVHIDTAKLTPEESARRILEYLIKEGFILE from the coding sequence ATGAGAACAGATAAACTGGTTAACCTTTTGGTAGATAAGGATGAAAAGGAAGAGCTTACCCAGAAAATAAAGTATCTGAAATCCCTTCAGATCTTCTATCGCTCTGTATGCGATCTCGAACTATTAGCCGTGGGTGCTTTCTCTCCATTAGACAGGTTCATGAGAGAGGAAGACTACAGGTCTGTTGTAAAAGAAATGAGACTTAAAAATGGAGTTCTCTTCCCGATACCTATCACCTTGCCTGTAAGTAAGGAGTTCGTAAAAGAGCTTAAAGAGGGAGAGGAGATAGTCCTCAGAGATCCCAAAAACGTTCCCCTTGCGGTTATGAGGGTAGAAGAGGTTTACAAGTGGGACCTTGAATACGAAGCCAGGAACGTTCTGAAGACCACGGACCCGAGACACCCGCTCGTAGCTGAGATGCATACTTGGGGTGAGTATTGCCTTTCGGGAGAACTCAAAGTACTCCAACTCCCCAAGCACTACGACTTTCCCGAATACAGAAAGACACCCGAACAGGTTAGGAAGGAACTCTCCGGGCTCGGTTACGAGAGGGTAGTTGCCTTCCAGACGAGAAATCCTATGCACAGGGTTCACGAGGAGATAACCAAGCGTGCAAGGGAAAGGATAGGTGGAGCCTTATTGATACACCCTGTTGTCGGAATGACCAAACCCGGAGACGTTGGTACATTTACACGCATGAGGATATACAAAACCCTTTATGAAAAGTATTACGACAAGAACAACACTATTCTGGCCTTCCTTTCCTTAGCTATGAGGATGGCAGGACCTAGGGAAGCCCTCTGGCACGGAATAATAAGAAAGAACTACGGAGCCACTCACTTTATAGTGGGAAGGGATCACGCGGGACCAGGCAGGAATTCACAAGGGAAACCCTTCTACGAACCCTACGAGGCTCAGGAGCTCTTCGCAGAATATGAAGACGAGATAGGTGTGAAGATGATACCCTTTGAAGAGCTCGTTTACGTGCCAGAACTCAGGGAGTATGTTGAGAAGGGAGTGGCTGAAAGGGAAGGCTACGAATACATATCCATATCCGGCTCAGAAGTAAGAGACAATTATCTAAAAAACGGTAAAAGGCTTCCAGAATGGTTCACAAGGCCCGAGACTGCCGAGATACTCTTGGAGAGCTACACACCCAAACACAAGCAAGGCTTCTGTATATGGCTCACCGGTCTCCCCTGTTCCGGTAAGTCCACCATAGCGGAGGTACTCTCTGTTATGCTCCAAGCCAGAGGTAAGAGAGTAACTTTATTAGACGGAGACGTAGTAAGGACTCACCTCTCAAAGGGACTAGGCTTTTCTAAAGAGGATAGGATAACGAATATCTTGAGAGTTGGCTTTGTTGCTTCGGAGATAGTAAAACATAATGGAGTGGTCATATGCGCCCTCGTGAGTCCCTACAGGAGTGCGAGAAATCAGGTCAGAAACATGATGGAGGAAGGCAAGTTCATAGAGGTTTTCGTCGATGCGCCGATAGAGGTCTGTGAGGTAAGGGATGTAAAGGGAATGTACAGGAAGGCGAAGGAGGGTCTTATCAAAGGCTTCACCGGTGTGGACGACCCTTACGAACCGCCCGAAGCCCCCGAGGTCCACATAGACACTGCGAAGCTGACACCTGAGGAGAGCGCAAGAAGGATTCTTGAATACCTCATAAAGGAAGGCTTTATCTTAGAATGA
- the cysQ gene encoding 3'(2'),5'-bisphosphate nucleotidase CysQ produces the protein MILDVINIALKAGEEILKVYEGNMSVDYKEDRTPLTEADRRSHRVIVKSLKSLTPEIPILSEEGKDIPYEERKGWREFWLVDPLDGTKEFIKKNGEFTVNIALVENREPVAGVVYAPAKNLLFFARKGEGAYKIKVNCSSLDEISIERAERLPLYRNNSFQKPLRVIASRSHMNEETKAFIEKLKSKVGEIELLSAGSSLKFCLVAEGKAEIYPRLGPTMEWDTAAAHIIATESGCEVRTLNGEPLTYNKEDLRNPYFIVVRKETVYIPA, from the coding sequence ATGATACTGGACGTTATAAACATCGCTTTAAAAGCAGGAGAGGAGATACTGAAGGTCTACGAGGGGAACATGTCAGTCGATTATAAAGAAGATAGAACCCCCTTAACGGAAGCCGACAGAAGATCTCACAGAGTAATCGTAAAAAGTTTAAAAAGCCTAACCCCTGAAATTCCCATACTCTCGGAGGAGGGTAAAGATATTCCTTACGAAGAGAGAAAAGGCTGGAGAGAATTCTGGCTCGTTGACCCCCTTGACGGAACCAAAGAGTTCATAAAGAAGAATGGTGAGTTTACCGTAAACATAGCTCTCGTTGAAAATAGGGAACCTGTTGCTGGAGTCGTTTATGCTCCTGCAAAGAACTTACTCTTTTTTGCCCGGAAAGGAGAGGGGGCATATAAAATCAAGGTCAACTGTAGTTCTTTAGATGAGATTTCCATAGAAAGAGCCGAGAGGCTTCCTTTATATAGAAACAACAGCTTTCAAAAGCCACTCAGAGTTATCGCTTCAAGATCCCACATGAACGAGGAAACAAAAGCTTTTATAGAAAAGCTGAAAAGCAAAGTTGGTGAGATAGAACTGCTCTCGGCGGGAAGCTCTCTAAAGTTCTGCCTTGTAGCGGAAGGGAAAGCGGAAATATACCCTCGCCTCGGTCCTACGATGGAATGGGACACGGCTGCAGCTCACATAATAGCAACCGAAAGCGGGTGTGAGGTAAGAACCCTGAATGGGGAGCCTCTTACATATAACAAGGAAGACTTGAGAAATCCTTACTTTATAGTTGTGAGGAAGGAGACGGTTTATATTCCTGCTTAA
- a CDS encoding flippase: MITQVINKINNDIHLKELLKGSSIAFVLKIVGIIAGYIFTLLITRGYGAEAMGIFALSFTLLQFSSVIGRLGMDTALLRFTAEYSSQEKWEVVKDIYKKAIKLVLPFSIILSIVVFFLSGYIAEFVFKKPHLEPYFKIASLGIVPFVLLFIHTESLRGLKKIKEYMFLQQAGIFILASILLGFITLLINQLTNLPINQIPILVCIFSVFIISTVAFCFWKKQLTILSINKYTNKQINQLTNQPISQSTNKLLSYSTILSVSIPMLFSSSLALIMGWTDTIMLGMFRTEEEVGIYNVALRVSMITSITLMAINTIAAPKFAEFWGKGDIKGLAKVAQQSTKLIFWTSLPILLLFLIFSKAILGIFGEEFKAGAVALMILTIGQFVNAAAGSVGYILQMTGHQQFHQNVVLIGAILNIILNWLLIPIYGIIGAAIASSISMIFWNVIFSVKIKKRILNKWIFYFPFLHKEV, from the coding sequence ATGATAACACAAGTAATAAATAAAATAAACAACGATATACACCTAAAAGAACTTTTAAAGGGTTCTTCTATTGCATTTGTTTTAAAAATAGTTGGAATAATAGCTGGATATATTTTCACTCTTTTAATTACCCGTGGATACGGTGCAGAGGCTATGGGTATTTTTGCTCTTTCTTTTACGCTCCTTCAATTTTCTTCAGTTATTGGAAGGCTTGGAATGGATACGGCACTTTTAAGATTTACAGCTGAGTATTCATCTCAGGAAAAATGGGAAGTAGTAAAAGATATATACAAGAAAGCTATAAAATTAGTTTTGCCTTTTTCCATAATTTTATCAATAGTAGTTTTTTTCTTATCTGGATACATAGCAGAGTTTGTATTCAAAAAGCCACATCTTGAGCCGTATTTTAAAATAGCCTCTCTTGGGATAGTTCCTTTTGTTTTACTCTTTATTCATACAGAAAGTCTAAGAGGACTAAAAAAAATAAAAGAGTATATGTTTCTGCAACAAGCAGGAATATTTATATTAGCTTCTATTCTACTTGGATTTATAACACTATTAATAAACCAATTAACTAATTTACCAATAAACCAAATACCAATTTTAGTATGTATATTTTCGGTTTTTATAATTTCAACGGTAGCTTTTTGCTTCTGGAAAAAGCAATTAACTATTCTATCAATTAACAAATACACAAATAAGCAGATTAACCAATTAACTAATCAACCAATTAGCCAATCAACCAACAAACTATTATCCTATTCCACGATCCTTTCAGTTTCAATTCCAATGCTTTTTTCAAGTTCTTTAGCATTGATTATGGGATGGACTGATACCATAATGTTAGGAATGTTTAGAACAGAAGAAGAAGTTGGAATATATAACGTAGCTCTAAGGGTATCCATGATAACAAGCATTACACTAATGGCAATAAACACAATAGCAGCACCAAAATTTGCTGAGTTTTGGGGAAAGGGTGATATAAAAGGGCTTGCAAAAGTAGCACAGCAGTCAACAAAGTTGATTTTTTGGACTTCTCTTCCTATATTATTGTTGTTTTTAATCTTTTCAAAGGCAATTCTTGGGATATTTGGAGAAGAATTTAAAGCAGGGGCAGTGGCATTAATGATTTTAACAATTGGGCAGTTTGTGAATGCAGCTGCTGGGAGTGTTGGATATATACTGCAAATGACAGGGCATCAACAATTTCATCAAAATGTGGTGTTAATAGGAGCTATTTTGAATATAATTTTAAATTGGTTATTAATTCCAATATATGGGATAATTGGGGCTGCTATTGCAAGTTCAATTAGTATGATTTTTTGGAATGTTATTTTTTCTGTAAAAATTAAAAAAAGAATATTAAATAAATGGATATTTTATTTTCCATTTTTACATAAGGAGGTGTAA
- a CDS encoding sulfotransferase family protein: MKNKIKVIYIAGEGRSGSTLLERILGQHPDIFAAGELIHIWERSFIENQLCSCGKSFSDCDVWQRITENFVSNIKTFEPKEIIKAIENTSRMRHYLLGKNLKNKDSVFLNDVYYNLYNAIKRYTNKDFIIDASKHPVFAHILTQNTKINLYVIHLIRDARGVAYSWNKKKIRPEIIGKIEYMPRYSIFRSAIYWNLIKKVALNLKGKTNYIQIRYEDLVKYPEKTLKEIFNFLGVKNNLDNFVDRSNGKVFVNLQTNHTVSGNPFRFKTGNVELKPDQSWQNSFPFYKKFIVTLLTYPYLKKFGYIK; the protein is encoded by the coding sequence ATGAAAAATAAAATAAAAGTAATTTATATTGCTGGAGAGGGAAGAAGTGGTAGTACTTTATTAGAAAGGATATTAGGGCAACATCCGGATATTTTCGCAGCAGGAGAATTAATTCATATATGGGAAAGAAGTTTCATAGAAAATCAGTTATGTAGTTGCGGAAAATCTTTTTCAGATTGTGATGTATGGCAAAGAATTACAGAAAATTTTGTGTCAAATATAAAAACTTTTGAGCCAAAAGAAATAATAAAAGCTATTGAGAATACATCTCGAATGAGACATTATCTTTTAGGAAAGAATTTAAAAAATAAAGATTCTGTTTTTTTAAATGATGTTTATTATAATTTGTATAATGCTATAAAACGGTATACAAATAAGGATTTTATTATAGACGCATCTAAACATCCAGTATTTGCTCATATCCTAACTCAAAATACAAAGATCAACTTATATGTTATTCATTTAATTCGTGATGCTCGAGGTGTTGCTTATTCTTGGAATAAAAAAAAGATAAGACCAGAAATAATTGGAAAAATTGAATATATGCCTCGCTATTCAATTTTTAGAAGTGCTATTTATTGGAATTTAATTAAAAAAGTGGCTTTAAATTTAAAAGGAAAAACGAATTATATTCAAATAAGATATGAAGATTTAGTTAAATATCCAGAAAAAACATTAAAAGAAATATTTAACTTTTTAGGTGTTAAAAATAACTTAGATAATTTTGTGGATAGGTCAAATGGTAAAGTTTTTGTAAACTTACAAACTAATCATACAGTTTCTGGAAATCCATTTAGATTTAAAACAGGTAATGTAGAATTAAAGCCAGATCAAAGCTGGCAAAATTCTTTTCCATTTTATAAAAAATTTATAGTAACTTTATTAACATATCCTTATTTAAAGAAATTTGGATACATAAAATGA
- a CDS encoding glycosyltransferase, giving the protein MKSDILIIIPHYNNLKGLEKSLASISNIEPVDVLIIDDGSNEENKPDCKELKNKYKNINSLYCLINDKNRGIEYVLNDGLKYALKHDYKYIARLDCGDICCPERFRIQKEFLDKNPEIYLVGSYVEIVDTKGNTLFIYKPPIIHDEIRKKMCINNVFIHPSVMFRKEVIEEVGFYPLNYKYAEDYAFFYKIVKNLKVANINKVLLKYEVNPTGISLSKRKIQLKSRIKVILDFCDFSWIKAYSLIRNSIMFIVPYPIILGIKRILLDRTE; this is encoded by the coding sequence ATGAAAAGTGATATTTTAATAATAATTCCACATTATAATAACTTGAAAGGCTTAGAAAAATCTTTAGCATCTATTTCGAATATAGAACCTGTAGATGTGTTAATTATTGATGACGGCAGTAATGAGGAAAATAAACCTGATTGTAAAGAACTGAAAAACAAATATAAAAATATAAATAGCCTTTATTGCTTGATCAATGATAAAAATAGAGGTATAGAATATGTTCTTAATGATGGTTTAAAATATGCTTTAAAACATGATTATAAATATATAGCAAGATTAGATTGTGGGGATATTTGTTGTCCAGAGAGATTCAGAATTCAAAAAGAATTTTTAGATAAAAATCCAGAGATATATTTAGTAGGTTCATATGTTGAAATAGTTGATACTAAAGGGAATACACTTTTTATTTATAAGCCCCCTATTATACATGATGAAATAAGAAAAAAAATGTGTATTAATAATGTCTTTATTCATCCCTCCGTTATGTTTAGAAAAGAAGTTATAGAAGAAGTAGGATTTTATCCTCTTAACTATAAATACGCTGAAGATTATGCTTTTTTTTATAAAATTGTAAAAAACTTAAAAGTAGCAAATATAAATAAAGTTCTTTTAAAATACGAAGTTAATCCTACAGGAATATCTTTAAGTAAAAGAAAAATACAATTAAAAAGTAGGATAAAAGTGATTTTAGACTTTTGTGATTTTTCTTGGATAAAGGCATATAGCCTGATCAGAAATTCTATTATGTTTATTGTCCCTTACCCAATTATTTTGGGAATAAAAAGAATCCTTCTTGATCGCACGGAATGA
- a CDS encoding O-antigen ligase family protein has product MKIYIFYSILLMFLFFKLRIYENVHIGYFLVPVYVLLGFKVSKPLVKLNLFNIFFLTIIVTSIIAYFTYGFDKSIVGIFAILAGFYVGYFSYKYTISNLDKFIKYTTLLFFLLFYIRNIIYYKDVSNLIFKGRAYVSDSFYFITNGGHNIECTVLAFITMLQKNKFLFWFSFFHVLFFSLVWGSRAGLLLTIFALIYRYIATHDIKFITFVKITFSFIILSFILFLLAQNLPENNALNRFFSIEKEFEYGEEGIGRIGFYLGSIYLLQDNIFGYGVANAVRIMSECTGIMYKENNVHNIYLQYLLDGGIQSFILSVLIFLYISHYTYKDRFRFPPLRIAFSYLLIGIIQFTGYDLLGWFFIGYSYAYIKKIKFKR; this is encoded by the coding sequence ATGAAGATTTATATCTTTTACTCCATATTATTAATGTTTTTGTTTTTTAAATTAAGGATATATGAGAATGTTCATATAGGTTATTTTCTAGTGCCAGTTTATGTACTATTGGGATTTAAAGTATCAAAACCATTAGTTAAATTAAATCTATTTAACATATTCTTTTTAACAATTATTGTAACTTCTATTATAGCTTATTTTACTTATGGATTTGATAAGTCTATTGTAGGTATTTTTGCTATTTTAGCAGGATTTTACGTAGGTTACTTTTCATATAAATATACGATTAGTAATTTAGATAAATTTATTAAATATACAACTTTATTATTTTTTCTTTTATTTTATATCAGAAATATTATTTATTATAAAGATGTATCAAATCTCATATTTAAAGGAAGAGCATATGTATCTGATAGTTTCTACTTTATTACTAATGGGGGTCATAACATAGAATGCACTGTGTTAGCTTTTATAACTATGCTTCAAAAGAATAAATTTCTTTTTTGGTTTTCTTTTTTTCATGTACTATTCTTTAGTTTAGTATGGGGAAGTAGAGCAGGATTATTACTTACAATTTTTGCTCTAATATATAGATATATCGCTACTCATGATATAAAATTCATAACTTTTGTAAAAATAACATTTTCTTTTATAATCCTTTCATTTATACTTTTTTTATTAGCACAAAATTTGCCGGAAAATAATGCTTTAAATAGATTTTTTAGTATAGAAAAGGAATTTGAATATGGAGAAGAAGGTATAGGGAGAATAGGTTTTTACTTAGGTAGTATTTATCTGTTACAGGATAATATTTTTGGTTACGGTGTTGCAAATGCAGTTAGAATTATGTCCGAATGTACCGGAATAATGTATAAAGAAAATAATGTACACAATATATATCTTCAGTACCTTTTAGACGGTGGTATCCAATCTTTTATTTTATCGGTTTTAATTTTTCTGTACATCTCACACTATACTTATAAGGATAGATTTAGATTTCCACCTCTTAGAATAGCGTTTAGTTATTTATTAATAGGTATAATTCAATTCACTGGTTATGATTTACTTGGGTGGTTTTTTATTGGTTATAGTTATGCGTACATAAAAAAAATTAAATTTAAGAGGTAA
- a CDS encoding glycosyltransferase gives MEKISVLMSIYNKEKKEYFRQSIESLLKQEYPFDEIVLVIDGPLPKDLYEEIETQKSLLKDKLVLVKNKENLGLAKSLNIGIRYCKNEYIARMDTDDISLPYRFRIQLDFLKKNPGYSLVGAWYDIYDENMKNYISTRKVPETFEEIKKFAKKRTPINHPTIMFKKSDILKIGGYPENVGRFEDWGLALKLIKNNMLIYNIPISVLHFRSSIEQMLRRGGIPYLIEEMSVLYKFKEAGFFSNLDFYRNILVRTPIRVLPKSIRYEIYKRFIWKNDIF, from the coding sequence ATGGAAAAAATTTCTGTCTTAATGTCTATTTATAATAAAGAAAAAAAAGAATATTTTAGGCAAAGTATTGAAAGTTTATTAAAACAAGAATATCCATTTGATGAAATTGTTTTAGTAATAGATGGTCCTTTACCTAAAGATTTATATGAAGAAATTGAAACACAAAAATCTTTACTAAAAGATAAACTTGTATTAGTTAAAAACAAAGAAAATTTAGGATTAGCTAAATCCTTAAATATAGGAATAAGGTATTGTAAGAACGAATATATAGCAAGAATGGATACTGATGATATTTCATTACCCTATCGTTTTAGAATTCAATTAGATTTTTTAAAGAAAAATCCTGGATATTCTCTTGTGGGAGCATGGTATGACATCTATGATGAAAATATGAAAAATTATATTTCAACAAGAAAAGTCCCCGAAACCTTTGAAGAAATTAAAAAATTTGCAAAAAAAAGAACACCTATAAATCATCCTACTATTATGTTTAAAAAAAGTGATATTCTGAAAATTGGTGGGTACCCTGAAAATGTAGGCAGATTTGAAGACTGGGGACTTGCTCTTAAGTTGATTAAAAATAATATGTTAATTTATAACATTCCTATTTCAGTTTTACATTTTCGTTCAAGTATAGAACAAATGCTGAGAAGGGGTGGCATTCCCTATTTAATTGAAGAGATGAGTGTGCTTTATAAATTTAAAGAAGCAGGTTTTTTTTCTAATTTGGATTTTTATAGGAATATTCTTGTCAGGACCCCTATTAGGGTTTTACCTAAATCTATCAGATATGAAATTTATAAAAGATTTATATGGAAAAATGATATTTTCTAA